ATGGATGTATTGTAAAGGACGATGCCCTGATTGGTATGGGAGCAACCGTATTAAGCTGGGCTAAAATTGATGAAGGCGCACTGGTTGCAGCCGGAGCCCTGGTCAAAGAACATGAGCATATCCCGGCGAGGACACTCTGGGCTGGTATCCCGGCCAGGCAGAGAGCGGTAATTGATGAGGATATGTTTCAGCGCATGCAAACCGGCTGGAAACACTATGTTGAACTGGCAGAGAGTTACAGGAGTGAAGATGATACCCTATCAGATCATTGAAAAAAAATCATTGGGTCAATCGCTTATTGACAGTGAAATCAGGGACTTCATACTTGCCTATACAGATGGTAGTATTCCGGATTATCAAATGTCCGCTCTGCTTATGGCCATTTTTATCAAAGGGATGAGCACCGAAGAAACGCTCTCCCTTACGAAAGTTATGTTGGAGTCCGGGGAACGAATGGATTTTAGCTCGGCTCCTGGTTTTGTAGCAGACAAACACAGCACCGGCGGCGTGGGTGATAAGGTTTCCATTCTGCTGGCTCCCATTCTTGCTGTATTAGGTATACATATTCCTATGATATCAGGGCGAGGACTTGGACATAGTGGTGGAACCCTGGATAAATTGGAATCCATTCCCGGGTTCAACGTGAATCTCGATTTGAATGACTGGCATGACATGGTCCTAAAAGAGCATGTTGGTCTCATCGGACAAACAGGAAATATTTGTCCTGCCGATAAGAAAATTTATTCCCTGAGAGATGTTACCGCCACGGTGAGATCCATCCCCCTGATTTCTGCCAGTATCATGAGTAAAAAAATTGCCGAAGGCATCCAGGGGCTGGTCCTGGATGTAAAAACGGGGAATGGCGCCTTTATGCAGACTCCTGAAGATTCTCGAACATTGGCCAACAGTCTGGTTTCCATTGGAAAGGGGTATGGGATTAAAACCACTGCCCTGATCACCGATATGAACCAACCACTGGGTTCTGCTATAGGCAATTGGTTTGAAATGGAGGAATCACTGCGGGGATTGCAGGGAACTGGCCCGGCAGACCTTATGGATGTCACCTATGCATTGGGGGCGGAGATTCTGAGGATGTCAAATCCAAAGCTATCCCAGCAAGCTGCCATTGATATGCAATCCAAAACTGTGGCAGACGGCTCAGCTTTTGAAAAGCTCAAAAGAATTACTGAATTGCAGGGTGGCGATCCTGGTGTTCTGGATAACTTGAGCAACTACCCCAAAGCAAAATTTTCTGGGGTGATCCCTGCACCTGAATCAGGGTACCTCGCTCACATAGATACCATGGCCCTTGGTTTTGCAGGTATACAACTTGGAGCAGGCCGACGCAAAATTACAGATACCATCGATTATTCCAGCGGAATGTATATCCATGGTAGAATTGGGGATAGTCTGAATAGGGGTGACGACATTCTCACGCTTTACTCCAATGATGAAACAGCCCTTAACGAAGTACTGGCACAGGGTGAGAAATTCTTTTCCATAGAGCAATCACCACCTGAAATACCACCGCTCATACTTGAAAGAATCGAGTAAGCCACACCACAAAAACCCCGCTCCACCCAAGTTCAAAATTGTTCACTTTTCTGGTTTGAAGAGGAGCTTCCAGCAACTATATGATCCCTTGATGTTAGAAGTGATTATAAATAGGACAATTATCCACATATGCTAAGTACCAATAATGTTAGTTTGACCTTTGGTGGTCAGAAGTTATTTGAAGACGTAAACATCAAGTTTACACCAGGAAACTGTTATGGACTCATCGGAGCCAATGGTTCTGGAAAATCCACCTTTCTCAAACTGTTGGCCGGAGATATCGAAATGCAAAAGGGCAACGTCAGTATGGGGCCAGGGGAACGCATGTCGGTGCTAAAACAGGATCAGTTTGCCTATGATGAATTCACCGTTTTGGAGACCGTTCTGAAGGGCAATGAGATTCTTTTCAATATCATGCAGGAAAAAGATGCGATTTATATGAAACCGGATTTCTCTGATGCAGATGGGATGAGAGCCGCAGAGCTTGAGGCTGAATTTGGTGAAATGGGTGGCTGGGAGGCCGAGTCTGAAGCCATGGTGCTTCTGGCAGGGTTGGGACTTGAAGTGTCCTATGCTGATCGCGGAATGAAAGATCTCAAGGGTTCTGAAAAAATAAAGGTTTTGCTGGCTCAGGCCATATTTGGTAATCCTGACATTCTGCTTCTGGATGAACCTACTAATCACCTTGACATCAAAGCCAAGGATTGGCTGGAGCAATTCCTGCTTGGCTTCACCAACACAGTAATTGTTGTCTCCCATGATAGACACTTTCTGAATAAGGTCTGTACCATGACTGCCGACATTGATTTTGGCAAGATTACAACCTATGCAG
The sequence above is drawn from the Candidatus Neomarinimicrobiota bacterium genome and encodes:
- a CDS encoding gamma carbonic anhydrase family protein — its product is MIKKSFKGHSPKIHLDAWVAENAVIIGDVEIGAGTSIWYNVVIRGDLNKIRIGENVNVQDGAILHVEWEDGPCLIGDRVTIGHQSIVHGCIVKDDALIGMGATVLSWAKIDEGALVAAGALVKEHEHIPARTLWAGIPARQRAVIDEDMFQRMQTGWKHYVELAESYRSEDDTLSDH
- a CDS encoding thymidine phosphorylase, with the protein product MIPYQIIEKKSLGQSLIDSEIRDFILAYTDGSIPDYQMSALLMAIFIKGMSTEETLSLTKVMLESGERMDFSSAPGFVADKHSTGGVGDKVSILLAPILAVLGIHIPMISGRGLGHSGGTLDKLESIPGFNVNLDLNDWHDMVLKEHVGLIGQTGNICPADKKIYSLRDVTATVRSIPLISASIMSKKIAEGIQGLVLDVKTGNGAFMQTPEDSRTLANSLVSIGKGYGIKTTALITDMNQPLGSAIGNWFEMEESLRGLQGTGPADLMDVTYALGAEILRMSNPKLSQQAAIDMQSKTVADGSAFEKLKRITELQGGDPGVLDNLSNYPKAKFSGVIPAPESGYLAHIDTMALGFAGIQLGAGRRKITDTIDYSSGMYIHGRIGDSLNRGDDILTLYSNDETALNEVLAQGEKFFSIEQSPPEIPPLILERIE